Proteins encoded by one window of Cellvibrio sp. KY-GH-1:
- a CDS encoding MSHA biogenesis protein MshJ: MANVAQQLMEKIDARVIRERGLIFVTLLAVVFLLWSFLLQNRFDAERKKLVSQEQQIASEQKTLEGRITELTLAMASDPAIARKNEIAQLNQQIVDVESRLSGLSQGLISAAQLPKALEDVLQKTSAIAVQQVRTLPATELRLAAKVVPGANGTTNVEEGGTGVYKHGMLIRVSGSYQQLLELMREIEALPWRFYWESLDYQVTNYPDATIDIRVFTLSSEEGLLGV; this comes from the coding sequence ATGGCGAATGTTGCGCAGCAATTAATGGAAAAAATCGATGCTCGAGTAATTCGCGAGCGCGGTCTAATTTTCGTTACCTTACTGGCCGTGGTTTTTTTGCTTTGGAGTTTTCTGTTGCAAAATCGTTTTGACGCTGAGCGCAAAAAGCTCGTATCGCAAGAACAGCAGATTGCCAGCGAGCAAAAAACCCTGGAAGGACGCATCACAGAGTTAACTCTGGCAATGGCAAGCGATCCCGCCATCGCACGCAAAAATGAAATCGCACAACTAAATCAACAGATAGTCGATGTCGAGTCACGCTTGTCTGGACTATCGCAGGGGCTGATTAGCGCCGCACAATTGCCTAAGGCTTTGGAAGATGTTTTGCAAAAAACATCCGCGATAGCTGTGCAGCAAGTTCGGACTTTGCCAGCCACTGAACTACGGCTCGCGGCGAAGGTGGTTCCTGGCGCTAACGGAACTACCAACGTGGAAGAGGGAGGTACGGGAGTTTACAAGCACGGCATGTTAATTCGTGTTTCAGGCAGTTATCAGCAATTGCTCGAATTGATGCGTGAAATAGAGGCCTTACCTTGGCGATTTTATTGGGAGTCTCTCGATTATCAAGTCACTAACTATCCCGACGCTACTATTGATATTCGCGTATTTACACTGAGTTCAGAGGAGGGCTTGTTAGGTGTATAA
- a CDS encoding flavodoxin domain-containing protein, with protein MSKIQIFIGSVYGGAEQVGELVGDELRALGHDVSLNTYPRAEDLAYDASEIILLCHSNTGSGELPDNIQPLYLHLTRDFPRIAGRRYGVINLADSSYTTFNEAGKALDTAFEDLGAIRVGEPLILDACSGDDPATLARNWIKTWASLI; from the coding sequence ATGAGCAAAATCCAGATTTTCATCGGCAGCGTTTACGGCGGTGCCGAGCAAGTGGGCGAGTTGGTTGGCGATGAATTGCGCGCGCTCGGCCACGATGTATCCTTGAACACCTATCCCCGCGCAGAAGACCTAGCGTACGATGCCAGCGAGATCATCCTGCTTTGCCACTCCAACACTGGCTCCGGTGAATTACCCGATAACATCCAGCCACTGTATTTGCACCTGACGCGCGACTTCCCACGTATCGCAGGACGCCGCTATGGCGTGATTAATCTGGCGGATAGCAGTTACACCACCTTTAATGAAGCGGGCAAAGCGTTGGATACCGCCTTTGAGGACCTGGGCGCAATTCGCGTTGGCGAGCCGCTGATATTAGATGCCTGTAGCGGAGATGATCCGGCAACCCTCGCTCGCAATTGGATAAAAACCTGGGCAAGCCTGATTTAA
- a CDS encoding MSHA biogenesis protein MshI translates to MQQINLYLPEFQPNREPLRSVHMLWGVGVFVVLLIATSYFSAQGNRARTAEIAQRQLQLEQIKIQLAQLEQQRPTSNLAELDAQSLQLAQELSRREQIYQVIANKNLGNNTGFSTHLQALGRQSLDTLSLQAFSLLAGGNYVEFAGKASAVDQIPLYVQRLRSESVFSQSAFGVLNAEPQQDELGVFDFSLAKQLEGKKQEESKTAVQMLMELNAAAKDKSASVAGQN, encoded by the coding sequence ATGCAGCAGATCAACTTATACCTGCCCGAATTTCAACCCAACCGCGAACCTTTACGTAGCGTTCATATGCTTTGGGGCGTGGGGGTATTTGTGGTGTTATTAATTGCCACCAGCTATTTTTCTGCGCAGGGTAATCGCGCGCGCACCGCTGAAATTGCCCAGCGGCAATTACAACTTGAACAAATAAAAATCCAGCTTGCACAACTCGAGCAACAAAGACCCACGAGCAATCTCGCGGAGCTCGATGCTCAATCATTGCAGTTGGCTCAGGAATTAAGCCGGCGCGAGCAAATCTATCAAGTTATTGCTAACAAAAACCTCGGCAATAACACGGGATTTTCTACACATTTGCAGGCGTTGGGGCGCCAATCGTTAGATACATTGAGCCTGCAAGCATTTTCGCTGTTGGCGGGTGGCAACTATGTGGAATTTGCGGGTAAAGCTAGCGCAGTTGATCAAATTCCATTGTATGTTCAACGTTTGCGTTCGGAATCAGTTTTTTCTCAATCTGCATTTGGCGTATTGAATGCAGAGCCACAACAAGATGAGCTTGGTGTGTTTGATTTCTCTCTGGCAAAACAATTGGAGGGGAAAAAGCAGGAGGAGTCCAAAACCGCAGTACAGATGCTGATGGAACTGAATGCCGCAGCGAAAGATAAGTCAGCGTCAGTCGCGGGGCAGAACTAA
- the pilM gene encoding type IV pilus biogenesis protein PilM, translating to MNAIAEKITRVLRGSKRQNQIIGVDFTAEGVAFAHIQRLATQQPLLAHCDFLPVEQGIAPADLLRARLTKLGLLGVPCNLVMGSGNYQLILGEAPKVPQEELAEALRWRVKDLVQFPIAEAIIDAFFLPEDSARGGNRMAYAVIAQRRQVEAQVGLARAGGLELKNIDIPELVLRNLAETCCDTKRGVAIVKLQQGGGSLQIIRDGNLYLSRQFSLSYNAGLLDDLPGDALVLELQRSLDYFERQMRQVPPSHVYLCGENVTADKITEDIRRSVAVSINLLNLEIGLQLAEGIPEHSLSLCLHAIGAALRQDTVT from the coding sequence TTGAATGCTATTGCGGAAAAAATAACCAGGGTTTTGCGCGGTTCAAAACGTCAGAACCAGATAATCGGGGTGGATTTTACCGCTGAAGGAGTTGCTTTCGCCCATATTCAGCGTTTGGCCACGCAGCAACCCTTATTAGCGCACTGCGATTTTCTCCCTGTTGAGCAAGGCATAGCGCCTGCAGACTTATTGCGCGCACGCCTCACAAAGCTGGGCCTCCTGGGCGTGCCCTGCAATCTGGTGATGGGCTCCGGAAATTATCAATTAATTCTCGGTGAAGCGCCCAAGGTTCCGCAAGAAGAGCTCGCCGAAGCATTGCGTTGGCGTGTGAAAGATCTGGTGCAATTTCCGATCGCAGAAGCAATTATTGACGCGTTCTTTTTACCCGAGGACAGTGCCCGCGGTGGCAACCGTATGGCCTATGCGGTGATCGCCCAGCGTAGACAGGTTGAAGCTCAGGTCGGCTTGGCGCGCGCCGGTGGCCTTGAATTAAAAAATATTGATATTCCTGAATTGGTTTTGCGCAACCTCGCTGAAACCTGTTGCGATACCAAGCGCGGTGTTGCAATTGTGAAATTGCAGCAGGGCGGTGGTAGTTTGCAAATTATCCGCGACGGTAACCTTTATTTATCGCGGCAATTTTCGCTCTCGTACAATGCAGGTTTGTTGGATGATTTACCAGGAGACGCGCTGGTTCTGGAGCTGCAGCGCTCGCTGGATTATTTTGAGCGGCAAATGCGTCAGGTTCCGCCGAGTCACGTGTACCTCTGTGGCGAAAATGTTACCGCCGATAAAATCACCGAAGATATTCGCCGTTCTGTTGCGGTTAGCATCAATTTGCTCAATCTTGAAATTGGTTTGCAATTGGCCGAGGGGATACCTGAACACAGTTTGTCATTGTGTCTGCATGCGATAGGTGCTGCACTGCGTCAGGATACGGTGACCTAA
- the trmL gene encoding tRNA (uridine(34)/cytosine(34)/5-carboxymethylaminomethyluridine(34)-2'-O)-methyltransferase TrmL encodes MLNIVLFEPEIPPNTGNIIRLAANTGCQLHLIEPLGFKLDEKSVTRAGMDYAETQDVRIHPNWETFLATQQPARIFALSTKGTRAHSAPQFLSGDYLLFGPESRGLPASIRESLPADQVLRIPMVENSRSMNLSNAVAVMVYEAWRQLGYAGALSI; translated from the coding sequence ATGCTGAACATAGTTCTTTTCGAGCCGGAAATTCCGCCCAATACCGGTAATATAATTCGGCTGGCCGCCAACACCGGTTGCCAGTTGCATTTGATCGAGCCACTGGGCTTCAAGCTGGATGAAAAAAGCGTAACGCGCGCCGGAATGGATTATGCAGAAACACAGGATGTGCGCATCCACCCCAATTGGGAGACATTTTTAGCAACGCAGCAACCTGCTCGAATTTTCGCCTTAAGCACAAAAGGCACTCGCGCTCACAGTGCTCCGCAATTCCTGTCGGGTGATTATCTTTTATTCGGCCCTGAATCGCGGGGACTTCCCGCGAGCATTCGCGAATCCCTGCCGGCTGATCAGGTTTTGCGCATTCCCATGGTGGAAAATAGTAGAAGCATGAACTTATCCAACGCGGTGGCGGTGATGGTTTATGAAGCATGGCGCCAATTAGGGTATGCTGGCGCACTTTCTATTTAA
- the mshL gene encoding pilus (MSHA type) biogenesis protein MshL, with translation MLLTLAAVLFGCTSSDSHKRLIGEEAMDKVVEQQRAQKDHPPSVPAEVSKTLLDNNAIAAGGNIKGSYDRFDVSVRDVPAQAFFLGLVNGTGINLVVHPDVSGSVTLDLKNVTVDEVLRVTRDIYGYEYKRDRNIYTVYANALRTEVFQINYLDVQRVGVSDTSVVIGQGQSSGNNNNSNSNSNTGGGNNASSGGEMANLLSMIESAQGKNNTGNARSGSALAPGSRVQTLNRTDFWSSLEKTIVSIIGGESESRSVMITPQAGMVVVKAMPNELSAVRDFLERSELSVKRQVILEAKILEVRLSEGFEAGVNWGAISGQIAASKNLQDNFAINTDGSGTEVNEFRPVNVNRLYVDAEGNLQNLSIPSRESIGGTVAGLIQVTDITKLLSLLETQGTVQVLSSPRVSTVNNQKAVIRVGSDEYFVTGISSNQTSNAATTTSTPNIELSSFFSGISLDVTPQISERGEVILHIHPVVSEVTDQQKVFTVGDEEFALPLALRGVRESDSIVKAANGQVIVLGGLMTESSNVTDGKRPLLGDIPGVNALFRTKHKAKAKTELVILLRPIVVGESTWDAQLNEVQGNMQRLGETYRNK, from the coding sequence ATGTTGTTGACGCTAGCAGCCGTATTGTTCGGTTGCACCTCCAGCGACTCCCACAAAAGGCTGATCGGCGAGGAAGCAATGGATAAGGTCGTTGAGCAGCAGCGCGCGCAAAAAGATCACCCGCCTTCAGTCCCGGCGGAAGTGAGCAAGACCCTGCTCGATAACAACGCCATCGCTGCCGGTGGCAATATCAAAGGTAGTTACGATCGCTTCGATGTCTCTGTTCGTGACGTTCCCGCACAGGCATTTTTTCTTGGATTGGTTAATGGTACGGGTATAAACCTGGTGGTGCATCCCGATGTTAGTGGCAGTGTTACGCTGGATCTGAAAAACGTGACGGTTGATGAGGTATTGCGGGTTACCCGCGATATTTATGGTTACGAATACAAGCGCGATCGTAATATTTACACGGTCTATGCCAATGCGTTGCGTACTGAAGTTTTCCAGATTAATTATCTCGACGTGCAACGCGTAGGCGTTTCCGACACCAGTGTAGTGATTGGTCAAGGGCAATCGTCAGGTAACAACAATAACTCCAATTCCAACTCAAATACGGGTGGTGGCAACAACGCTTCCAGTGGCGGCGAGATGGCTAACCTCTTAAGTATGATTGAAAGCGCCCAAGGTAAGAATAATACGGGTAATGCGCGCAGTGGTTCAGCATTGGCGCCTGGCTCGCGTGTGCAAACGCTCAATCGTACGGATTTTTGGAGTTCACTTGAGAAAACCATCGTTTCCATCATTGGCGGCGAAAGCGAAAGCCGTTCGGTAATGATTACCCCGCAAGCAGGCATGGTAGTAGTAAAAGCAATGCCCAATGAATTAAGCGCGGTGCGCGATTTTCTGGAACGCTCCGAATTGAGTGTTAAACGGCAAGTGATTTTGGAAGCGAAAATTCTGGAAGTTCGTTTGAGCGAGGGGTTTGAGGCAGGTGTGAATTGGGGCGCAATTAGCGGACAAATTGCTGCGTCCAAAAATCTTCAAGACAATTTCGCCATTAACACTGATGGGTCTGGCACGGAAGTAAATGAGTTTCGGCCCGTTAACGTTAATAGATTGTATGTGGATGCGGAAGGAAATTTGCAAAATCTGTCTATTCCTTCGCGAGAGTCAATTGGTGGCACTGTTGCCGGGTTAATTCAAGTAACAGATATTACTAAGTTGCTGTCCCTATTGGAAACGCAGGGTACAGTGCAAGTTCTTTCCAGCCCGCGAGTGTCTACTGTAAATAATCAAAAAGCGGTTATTCGCGTAGGTTCAGATGAATACTTTGTTACCGGTATTTCCAGCAACCAAACCAGTAATGCTGCAACAACTACCTCTACTCCAAATATCGAATTGTCGTCATTCTTCAGTGGGATTTCACTGGATGTTACTCCGCAAATTTCCGAGCGCGGCGAAGTTATCCTGCACATTCATCCCGTGGTTAGTGAAGTTACTGATCAACAAAAAGTATTCACTGTTGGCGATGAAGAATTCGCGCTGCCGTTGGCGCTGCGCGGTGTGCGTGAATCAGACAGCATCGTGAAAGCAGCAAACGGTCAGGTAATTGTTTTGGGCGGTTTAATGACTGAGTCCTCTAACGTTACCGATGGTAAGCGGCCGCTGTTAGGCGATATTCCCGGTGTTAATGCTTTGTTTCGTACCAAACATAAAGCTAAAGCCAAAACCGAGTTGGTAATTTTGTTGCGCCCTATCGTTGTGGGTGAAAGCACCTGGGATGCGCAACTCAATGAGGTGCAAGGCAATATGCAACGTTTGGGCGAGACCTACAGGAATAAATAG
- the fldB gene encoding flavodoxin FldB, producing the protein MSETNIIGLFYGSSTCYTEMAGEKIRKCLGEERVDFFNIAETPIIQTQFYDYLIFGIPTWDYGELQEDWEEIWDDLDSLELAGKKIAIYGLGDQVGYPEWFLDAMGYLHSKLVHRGATPCGYWPRSGYEFEGSKALTPDGNYFVGLALDEENEFQLSDTRIQEWCAQVLEEFGL; encoded by the coding sequence ATGAGTGAAACCAACATCATCGGCCTGTTCTATGGCAGCTCCACCTGTTATACCGAAATGGCGGGCGAGAAAATTCGCAAATGTCTCGGTGAAGAACGTGTGGATTTTTTTAATATCGCTGAAACACCGATCATCCAAACCCAGTTTTACGATTATCTGATTTTCGGCATCCCCACCTGGGACTACGGCGAATTGCAGGAGGACTGGGAAGAGATTTGGGACGATCTGGATTCATTGGAACTCGCCGGGAAAAAAATTGCGATTTATGGTTTGGGCGACCAGGTGGGTTACCCCGAATGGTTCCTGGACGCCATGGGCTATTTGCACAGCAAATTAGTTCATCGCGGCGCGACACCTTGCGGTTACTGGCCGCGTTCCGGTTATGAATTTGAAGGTTCCAAAGCCCTGACACCCGATGGCAATTATTTTGTTGGCTTGGCATTGGATGAAGAAAACGAATTTCAATTAAGCGATACAC
- a CDS encoding ExeA family protein has product MYRQHFGLKEHPFSLTPDTQFYFNSQSHREVLSTLLLALRHSEGFIKIVGEVGTGKTLLSRKLLASLGENFITAYIPNPYLTPDELKWFLAEEIGIAYSPEIPSYQLLKDINLRLVELAQKKRQVVLVVDEAQAMPRETIEALRLLTNLETEKSKLLQVVLFGQPELDDLLDRPDLRQLKQRIVFAEYLQTIPKASLVDYLAYRLSSAGYRGAALFSSSSVGLLYKASGGVPRLINVIAHKALLAAYGQGADRVSRKHMVRAIMDTAESRSFGRWLARRDYWLWPTLAAGAAAVIVLAPSLLGSMS; this is encoded by the coding sequence ATGTACCGTCAACACTTCGGATTAAAGGAGCATCCGTTTTCGCTAACGCCGGATACGCAATTTTACTTCAATAGCCAAAGCCATCGCGAAGTACTGAGCACACTTTTACTGGCCCTGCGGCATAGTGAAGGCTTTATAAAAATTGTCGGTGAAGTCGGTACAGGTAAAACCCTGCTGAGCCGTAAACTATTAGCGAGTCTGGGCGAAAATTTCATCACAGCTTATATCCCCAATCCTTATTTAACACCTGACGAACTTAAATGGTTTCTAGCCGAAGAAATTGGTATTGCCTATTCACCTGAAATTCCTTCTTATCAATTATTAAAAGATATTAATTTGCGCTTGGTGGAATTGGCGCAAAAAAAGCGGCAGGTGGTATTGGTGGTGGATGAAGCCCAAGCAATGCCGCGCGAAACTATAGAAGCCTTGCGATTGCTTACCAACCTGGAAACTGAAAAAAGCAAACTGCTACAGGTAGTACTCTTTGGTCAGCCTGAATTGGATGACTTGTTGGATCGGCCTGATTTACGTCAATTAAAGCAGCGCATAGTTTTTGCTGAGTATTTACAAACAATCCCCAAAGCCAGTTTGGTGGATTATCTGGCCTATCGCTTAAGTTCGGCCGGTTACCGCGGCGCTGCACTGTTCTCCTCTTCCTCGGTGGGGCTGTTATACAAAGCGTCTGGCGGAGTTCCGCGTTTAATTAACGTGATTGCTCATAAAGCGCTGTTGGCTGCGTATGGGCAGGGCGCGGACCGCGTGAGCCGCAAACATATGGTGCGCGCCATTATGGATACCGCCGAAAGTCGTTCATTTGGGCGGTGGCTTGCGCGGCGCGATTATTGGTTATGGCC